In Buchnera aphidicola (Lipaphis pseudobrassicae), a genomic segment contains:
- the hpt gene encoding hypoxanthine phosphoribosyltransferase has product MKHIIKVIISEKELELRVRELGYAITKKYQNSTNTMILIALLRGSFVFIADLCRRIKIKHEIDFMTTSSYGRGIISSGDVKIIKDLDEDIYDKHVLIVEDIIDSGKTLSKVLDILKLRKPKSLSICTLLDKPECREVNICVDFIGFSIPDDFVVGYGIDYAQSYRYLPYIGKVIFTK; this is encoded by the coding sequence ATGAAGCATATTATTAAAGTTATCATATCAGAAAAAGAATTAGAATTACGTGTTCGAGAATTAGGTTATGCAATTACAAAAAAATACCAAAATAGTACAAATACGATGATATTAATTGCATTGTTACGTGGTTCTTTTGTGTTTATAGCAGATTTATGTCGTAGAATTAAAATTAAACATGAAATAGACTTTATGACTACTTCTAGTTATGGACGAGGGATAATATCTAGTGGTGATGTAAAAATTATAAAAGATTTAGATGAAGACATTTATGATAAACATGTACTGATTGTAGAAGATATCATTGATTCAGGAAAAACCCTAAGTAAGGTTTTAGATATTTTAAAACTTAGAAAACCAAAATCATTATCTATTTGTACTCTTTTAGATAAACCAGAATGTCGTGAAGTTAATATTTGTGTTGATTTTATTGGTTTTTCTATTCCAGATGACTTTGTTGTAGGTTATGGCATTGACTATGCTCAATCCTATCGTTATTTACCATATATAGGAAAAGTAATTTTTACAAAATAA